The Gordonia iterans DNA window CCGCCGACGACGGCGTTGGCGGTGAGGGCCCGCTGCGCGAGCAGCATCGGATGCTGGTTCTGAATGGGCAGTACGCCGGTGCCGAACCGGATCTCGGGCACGCTGTTCCCGGCGACGGCGATCATGGTCAGCAGATCCGGCTCGTTGGGCATCTGGGTGGACCAGACACGACGGAAACCCTCGTTGTGCAGCGCGTGGAGGCTTTCGACTGCGCGGGTGGCCGAAGCCGTGCGCGCGTTGATGTTCCAGACGACGCTGACCTGCATGCTTGCTCCTCGGGGAGTTTCGGGACGACTATTCGAGACACTACGCGTGGACGTCGTGCATGTCTCCGCGAACGAATTGTGAGACATTGGTGTCATATTGTGTCAAAGTCTCGTCGTCGAGCCCGGACGGCGATGACCACCCGGAAGAGGATCGTCATGGAACTCGTGATCAGCCCGGCGCGGCAGCGGCTGCGGGACAGGGTCAAGCGCTGCACCGGCTTCGACCTGCTCCCCGGCCACGACGTGCAGGCGGCCTACCTCGCCGGACACACCGCGGGTGATCCGGTGGCCGAACGCTTCGTCGCCGAGACCTACCACGGGGAGATGGGGCCCGAACGGGCCCGGGACCTGCTCGACGAGGCGCTGCGCGTCGGGATCGACGGGGTGCCCGACGCGCCGGCCTCGATGCGTGCGCTGTTCCAGGAGTTCGAGACCGTTCCGGACTGGGTGGACCCCGAACTGGTCGAGCGCGGCGCCGCGGTGTGGCGGCGCTGGGGCTACAGCCTCGGCGCAGTGGGCAACGCCGGGACCATGGACACCTACACCGAAGGCTCGCTCGCGGTGCCGCTTTCGCTGTCCGGCGGGTACGCCGGCGCCAGCGCGCTGCACCGCTACCTGGAGACCACGCGCTGGTGGTTGGAGGTCTGCAAGCCCGGCGCTGTGCTCACCCCCGGCTCGCGCGCCCGCGAGGTGTCCCTGAAGGTCCGGGTGATGCATGTGTCGGTGCGGGCACGAGTCGCCGAACACCCGGAGTGGAACGCGACTGCGCACGGCCTGCCGATCAGCCAGAGCGAGATGATGCTGACCCTGCTCGGCGGCAGCGTCGGTCCGGCGCTCGGGCTCTACTCGCTGGGCTTTTTCACCAGTCCTGCCGAGATGCGTGCGGTGCTGCACTTCAACAGGTATCTCGGGCACCTGGTGGGCTGTCGCGTCGACCGCATGTACCCGGAGACGGTCGGCGACGGGGTGCGCCTGCTCTACTACTTCGACGCCACTCGCAAGGATGATTCCGGGCCGCTGGGCCCGGAGCTGGTCGAGGCTTTCGTCCCGTCTTTCGCGCCCGGCGACGACGTCCGCGGCCTGGACCGGATCCGCGCGCAGTACCACCTGCACCTGCAGGCCGGGTACACGCGACTGTTCATGCTCCCGTGGAACCGGCGCAGATACCGGTTGCCCAGCGGAATCCCCGGTGTGCTGCTCCTGGTGGGCCGAGCACCGCTGATCGTGCTGGTAGAACTGCTGCGACGGGTGTCCCCCGGCGTCGACCGGCGCTGGCAGGAGTCGTCCTACCGGCGGTGGAGCCGTTGGCACGCATGGCACCTCGGTCAGCGCGAGGAGCGCTTCGATGCGGGGCGCCGGCTGCGCCGCTGACCCGCACCGGATCGTCGATGTCCGGATCGCCGGGATTCACTAGGCTGGCCTGTGCAGTCGTCCCCTGCCGGAGAGTCCGCCCATGCCGTCGGAGAAGCAGCCGAACCCCCCGGGTCGCCTGGTCCGCGCTGACCGCCGACCAGGCGCTCGAGCGGCTCGGCGTGACTCCGCGCGGACTCGACACCGCGCGCGCTGAGAAGCTGCTCGGACGGTGGGGGCCGAATGCCCTGGAAGCGGCGGCGACCGTACCGTGGTGGCGAATCCTGTTGCGGCAGTCGATGAGCCCGCTCATCGCGATCCTGTTGGTGGCCGGCATCATCACCTCTGTCCAGCGGCACTGGGTGGACGCGGGTGCGATCTTCCTGGTGCTCGCCCTCAACGCCTCGCTCGGGTTCTGGCAGGAACGCAAGGCCGAGCGGGAGGTCCGCGCCCTCGCGTCGATGTCGATCACCACGGCCCGGGTCCGCCGGCCCGGCGACGACGCCGTCCACCGGGTGCCCGCCGATCGGCTGGTCCCCGGCGATGTGGCGCTGCTCGACAGCGGCGATCAGGTGCCCGCGGATCTGCGCCTGCTGACGGTCAACGGCCTGCAGGTGGACGAGTCGATGCTGACCGGCGAATCGATCGCGGTCGCCAAGGACCGGCGCCGGTGCCGGCGGATGCCCCGATCGGCGACCGCCGCTGTATGGCCTTCAGCGGAACCTTCGTGACCGGCGGCCGGGCCACCGGAGTGGTGGTGGCGACCGGCACCCGCACCGAACTCGGCGCCATCAGCGAGTTGATCGCAGGCCCGCCGGTCAAGACGCCCCTGGAACTGCTGACCGCCCGCCTGGAGAAGTGGATCGGCATCGCGATCCTGGCCGCGGTGGTCTTCACCTTCGGCGCCGGACTGCTGGGCGGATACACCGTGTCCGAGATGTTCCGGACGGCGGTGGCGTTGTCGGTGGCTTCGATCCCCGAATCGCTGCCCATCATCCTCACAGTGGCGATGAGCGTCGGCGTGGCGCGCATGGCGAAGCGGCATGCGATCGTGCGCACGCTGCCGGCCGTCGAGACCCTCGGCTCGACTACGGTGATCGCGTCGGACAAGACCGGAACGCTGACCCAGAACAAGCTGACCGTCGAACGGGTGTGGACCGTGGACGGACCCTGGGTGCCGGGCGTGCCGGCGGGTCCCGCCGCGCGCGCCGCACTCCGGGCCGGAGTCCTCACCAACGAGGCCAAGCGCGACGAATCCGGTGTGCTGCACGGGGATGCGGTGGATGTCGCCATGGCCGAAGTGGCTCTCGCCGCGGGTGCCGCGGCCGATGCCGAGCGCGCCGAGCCGCCGCTGGCTTACACCCCGTACGAGCCCGCGCTGCGGTACTCCCAGGCGGTGCGCCGGGACTCGACGGGTCGACGCACGCTCTACGTCAAAGGGCAGCCGGACATCATCGCGGGACTGTGCGGCCGAGTGGCCACCGGCACCGGCACCGGCACCGACGAACCGGCCGCCGTGCCGATGGACTCCGCCACCGTGATGGCGGCGAACGATGCACTGGCTGCCGAGGGACTCCGCGTCCTCGCCGCCGCACACCGCGTCCTCGACGACGACGAGCCCGTGGCCGATCCGCTGCCGGCACCGCACGATCTGGTGTTCCTCGGACTGGAGGGCATGACCGACCCGCCGCGCGAGGGCGTCGCCCGGGCCGTCGCCGACTGCCGCCAGGCGGGGATCGCGGTCACGATGATCACCGGGGACCAGCCCGCCACGGCCGAGGCGATCGCCCGCAGACTCGGCCTGGATTCGGCGGCGGCGCCGGTGACCGGGGCGGAGATGGCGGGCCTGGACGACGACCAGCTCGCCGACCGGCTGGCGGAGACCTCCGTCGCGGCTCGGGTCTCTCCGCACGACAAGCTGCGGATCGTCGGCGCCCTCCAGGCACGTGGCGAAGTGGTCGCGGTGACCGGCGACGGGGTGAACGACGCGCCCGCCCTCAAGGCCGCGTCGATCGGCGTCGCGATGGGACGGGACGGGACCGACGTCGCCCGCGAGGCCGCGGACGTGGTGCTGACCGACGACGACTTCGTGACCATCGTCGACGCGGTCGAGCAGGGCCGCGTCACCTTCTCCGCCATCCGGAAGGCCACGTTCTTTCTGCTGTCGACCGCGGTGGCCGGTGTGCTGGCGCTGTCGGTCAACGTGCTGCTCGACCAGCCGCTGCTGTTTCTTCCGGTGCAGATCCTGTGGATCAATCTGGTCACCAGCGGTATCCAGGATGTGGCGCTGGCATTGGAACCGGCCGAGGGCGACGAGCTGAAGCGGAAGCCGCGGCCGCGCAGCGAAGGGGTGCTGTCCCGCACGCTGTGGGTGCGGACCTTCCTGACCGGCGCGTGGATGGGCGCGCTGGTGCTGGCCGTCTACGGCTGGGCGCTGAGCGAGGGTTCGACCGTCGAGCACGCCCGTACCATGGCGCTGACGACGTTCGTGCTGTTCAACTTCGTTCAGGTCGGCAACGCGCGTACCGAGCACCGGTCGCTGCTGACGCTCAGTCCGCTGCGGAACAAGCTGCTGGTGAGCACCGCCGTCGGCTCGATCGTCCTGCTGTGGGCGGCGATGAGTTGGTCGGTGTCGACCGGTCTTCTCGGTGTGACACCGCTGAGCCTGACGGACTGGGTCTCCTGCGGGCTGATCGCGCTGACCGTGCTGGTGCTGGTGGAGGCGGACAAGCTCGTGCGGAACCGGATCCGGGCGCGCCGTGCGCTCACCCGCGCAGGATGATTTCCGGCGTCGAGGAGGTGCGGGCGCCGATCATCGGGAAGAATCGAGCCTGGACCAGTTGGGAGGATCCATGACCGATTCCGTTGCCGCACCGCTCGGGCCCGTCGAACTGATGGTGGTGTCTCTCGCCCCGGGTGGGCCGTCGCCCGAGCTGCTTGCTGCTCTCGCCGCGCAGGTGGACGCGCAGACCGTCCGGGTGCTCGACTTCGTCGTGGTGCACAAGACCGAATCGGGCGACGTCGAGGTGACCGAACTGGAGCTGGACGCTCTCGGCGGCGCGGCGCTGGAACTGGCGGTGCCGGGCCTGACCGGCGACGAGGACATCGCCCTGCTGGCCGAGACCCTGGTGGCCGGGGAGACTTCCGCGATCGTGGCGCTCGAGCTCGTCTGGGCTCGAGAGCTCGGTGCGCGGCTGGCCGCCGAGGGCAGCGAAGTGATTGCTGCGGAGCGTATCCCGGCCTCCGTGGTCAACGAGATCGCCGCACTCCACGACTGATCCGCCCATCGGCCACTCGACCCACGAGGAGAACTACGACATGCGACGAGCAGGACGGCCCGGACTCATCGGTCTCGCGGCCCGCACCGCGGTGGTGACCGGCACCGCCAACGCCATGGGCAATCGTGCCCACAGCAAGCGCCTCGCCCAGGAGCAGGCCGCGCAGCAGGCCGCGTGGCAGCAGCAACAGGCGCAGCAGGCCGCGTTCGCCGCCCAGCAGGCTCCGGCCGCAGCGGCTCCGTCGCCGTCTCCGGCCGGTGGCGTCGATCTGACCGCGGAACTGATGAAGCTCGCGGATCTGCGTACTCAGGGGCTGCTGACCGACGAGGAGTTCGCGGCGGCCAAAGCCAAGCTCCTGGGCTAGTGCGGGTCAGCGGCGCAGGGCGTCGGCGATCGGGACGTCGCCGTCGGTGAAAGGGATGTCCCGGCCGACGGTGGACGGGTCGGCGAGGACGGCGGCGGCCACCTCGGCGACGTTCGCTCGCGAAGTACCGGGGTTGTCGGCGGCGCGGACCGCTTCGGGGTCGATCTTTCCCGTCGGCTCGTCGAGGGTCAGCCGGCCGGGCATCAGGATGGTCCAGTCGAGGTCGGCCGCGCGGAGAGCGGTGTCGGCCGCCGCCTTGGCCTCCGCGTACGCGTAGAACGAATCCCCCTCGGGCACACCGTGATCGGGTCCGGCGCCGAGATACGACACCATCACGTAGCGCCGCACTCCGGCCTCCTGCGCGGCCTGCATGGTGCGGATCGCGGCGTCCCGGTCGACGGCGTAGGTGCGCGCGGGGTTCCCGCCGCCGGCACCGGCCGAGAACACCAGCGCGTCGGCGCCGCGGACCACGGCGGCCAACTCGGCTGCCGAGGCGTTCTCGACGTCGAGCAGGAGCGGCGTCGCGCCGGTGGCCGCCACGTCGACGGCGTGCTCGGCGCTGCGGACGACGGAGGTCACCTCGTCGCCGCGGGCGGTCAGGATCGGGGCCAGGAGGAGTGCCACCTTGCCGTGGCCTCCGATGATCACGATTTTCGACATGGCATCGACCGTACCGACCCCGGCTGAGACGCAGCCGTGCCCTGCCGTGTCGCTAGTGTCCTGTGTTGGAAGTTTCTCGATGGTTGCCGGGCCCCGGCATACCGCGAAAGAACTTTCGACACGGGACACTAGAGGCCGTGGCGGTCGAGGAACTCGACGACTGCCGTTTCGAAGACCTGGTTGTCGTCGCCGGCCACCATGTGTCCGGCGCCGGCCACGTCGGCGACCTGGGCGTGCGGGATGAGTGCGAGCGTGCGTGCGATGCCCTCGTCGCTCACCACATCCGAACGGCCGCCGCGGACCAGCAGCGTCGGCACCGTGACGTCGACGGCGGCCTCGGCCAGGATCTCCGGCCGGGTCGCCCGATGCGACTCGCTCGGGTCGCCGAGGAAGCGCGGATCCCAGTGCCAGTACCAGCGGCCGTCCGCCCGCTGCCGGACGTTCTTCTGGAGTCCGTCCAGGTTCCGGGTGCGTCTGCGCTCGGGGTAGTACTCGACGATGGCGTCGGCGACGTCGTCGAGCGTGGCGAAACCGCCCTGATGCGCGGCCATGAACGCACGGATGCGGTCGATGCCGCGCTCCTCGGTGTGGATCACCACGTCGACCATCACCAGCGCGGTCGCGATTCCGGGGTTGCGGCCGACGGTGTTCAGCGCGGTGATGCCGCCCAGCGAGGCGCCGACGAGGACCGGCGTGATCTGCAGGGTGCGCAGCACGGCGAGCAGATCGTCGGTGAACGCGTCCAGTTCGTAGTCGCCGTCGGCGGCCCATGACGAGTCGCCGTGCCCCCGCAGATCGAGGGTGTAGACCTCGCGCCCGCGCGCGGCGAGATCGGCTGCCGAGCGGTCCCACGAATGCCGGGTCTGTCCCCCGCCGTGCAGAAACAGCAGGGGCGAGCGGCCGTCGGCCCGGCCGGTCGGCCGCCAATGGTCGCCGGTGAGCGTCAGGCCGCCGCTTTCGACGGTGAACGGCACCCGAGCGCCCTCCGGAGCGACTGTCGCCGACGGTGGGTCCGGCAGCCAGGCCCGCACGTCGGAGAGGAACTCCTCGATCGCCGGAATGTCGGCGTTCGGGAAGCGGTCGGCGAGCCGCTCCAGATGGATCTCGGAGAACGGATCGGCGATCAGATCGGCGATGTAGTGGCGGCGGATCACCAAGAACTGCTGGGTCTGCTCGACGTAGTCCTCGATCCATTCGGTCGCCACGCGCTCGGCGGCGCTGTCGCTGGCCCAGTCCGCGGTGACGATCCCGGAGAGATCACCGTCGTCCCGGTGCAGGGCGAGCCGCTCGTCGCCGTCGTTCACGACGAGTTCGTCGCCGTCGAGCTCGACGAGATAATCGAAGCCCGTCATCCGGGTAATCGCGCCGTACGCGGCGATTCTCCTGGCGGCGTCGGGGAGATCGGTCGGGGCCGGTCCGGGATCGCTCATGATCACCACCGTAAGGCCGCGGGCTTCGCGCCGGATGCCGGGTCGGCGTCGCGGCGGCGCAGCACACCCGATCCGCAGGTATCATTTGCCGCACCGACGAACATTGACCGATTGAGGAGTGAAGCGCAGCAGTGGGCACAGCCACCGCCGCCGGGTCGTCCCCTGACGACCCGGGGGACAGTTGCCGGTACAAGACACACCCGATTCCCGCGGGGGAACGGCCGGACACCGGTGAGGCGGTGAGACGGCCTTGGTCTCGGCGAGCCTGACGCTGCTTCTCGGCATCGTCCTCACGATTCTCATCATCGCGGTGGGCGGCTACTTCGTCGCCCAGGAGTTCGCGTACATGTCCGTCGACCGTGCGCGCCTCGCGGCTCGGGCCGAAGAAGGCGATGCCGCGGCGAAGCGGGCGCTGGCCGTGACGCGCCGGACGTCGTTCATGCTGTCGGGTGCGCAACTGGGCATCACGGTGACCGGTCTGCTGGTGGGCTACGTGGCCGAGCCGCTGATCGGCGCCTCACTGGGGGTCCTGCTCGGCGGGGTCAACGTGCCGCCGGCGGTGAGCATCTCGGTCGGAACGGTCGGCGCTCTGGTGCTGGCGACCGTCGTGCAGATGATCTTCGGCGAGCTGTATCCGAAGAACCTCGCCATCGCCGCCCCGGAACCGCTCGCCCTCGGACTGTCCCGGTCGACGCTGATCTACCTGGCGTTGTTCGGGTGGCTCATCAAGATCTTCGACGTGGCGGCCAATCTGCTGCTGAAGCTGCTGCGGGTGGAGCCGGTGCACGACGTCGACTCGAGCGCCTCGCCGGACGATCTGAAGCGCGCGGTCGCCGACTCGCGGGACAGCGGTCACCTGCCCGCGGACCTGGCGATCCTGATCGACCGGGTGCTCGACTTCCCGGACGAGGACGTCGAGCACGCGATGAAACCGCGTTCCCAGGTCGACACGGTGCGCCGGGACTGCACGCTCGCCGAGCTGCGTGAACGGATGTCGCACGCGCACAGCCGGTACCCGGTCGTGGACGCGACGGGCGAACCCGTCGGCACCGTGGCCCTGATCGACCTGCTGCGCAGCCGCGAGCCCGACAGCGCGCCGGTCACCACCATCATGCGCAAACCCGTGGTGGTGCCCACGCTGATGCCGCTGCCCGACGCGCTGGAGCAGATGCGCGCCGACCGTGCTCAGCTGGCCTGCGCCATCGACGAGTACGGAGGTTTCGCCGGGATCCTCACCACCGAGGACATCGCCGAAGAACTGGTCGGTGAGCTCACCGACGAGCACGACGACGGTCCCGCAGCGGACGTCGTCGCCGAACGCGAGCGCGTGTGGCGCATGGAGGGCGGCATGCATCTCGACGAGGTGGAACGGGTCGTCGGACACCGCCTCCCGACGGGTGACTACGAGACCGTCGCCGGGCTGGTGATCGCGGTCGCGGGCGACTTCCCGGAGATCGGGCAGCGCGTGCGGGTGGACCTTCCGGACGATCCGGCCGACCTGGTGCACCACCATCCGGTGCGGCGCCGGCTCGAGGTGGAGACGCTGGCGGTGGACAGACACGTCCCGAGCGAACTGCGCGTGGAGCTGGTCGAAGCGGACGACGCCGAGCCTGAGAAGGAGGTGCGACGATGAGCTCACCCGCCTTCGTGATCATCGCGACCGTCGTGCTCATCGTTCTGAGCGCGTTCTTCGTGATCATCGAGTTCTCCCTGCTCGCTGCGCGCCCGCAACGACTGGAGCAACAGGCCCGCACGCGCCGATCGGCGCGTGCGGCACTGCGCGGAGTCAACGAGCTGACCATGATGCTCGCGGTGGCCCAGCTGGGCATCACCGCCTGCACCTTCGCGCTGGGCGCGGTGACGAAACCTGCCGTCGACTCGTGGCTCGCACCGGTCCTCTCCGGCTGGGGGCTGCCCGCCTGGCTCGCCGACGCCGCGGCCTTCGGGCTGGCGCTGCTGATCGTTACCTTTCTGCATCTGGTGATCGGCGAGATGACGCCCAAATCGTGGGCCATCGCGCATCCGGAGCTCGCCGCCAACCTGATCGGCATCCCGTCGCGCATGCTGGCCTGGCTACTCCGTCCGCTGCTGCTGTGGATCAATCGCATCGCGAACAAGCTGGTGGCGGCCAGCGGCTTCGTACCCGCGGACCGGCAGGCGCTCGGCGGCCAGGACATCGACACCATCCGCCAGGTGGTGGAGCATTCGGCGGCGGTGGGAACGCTCGACGACTCGTTCCGGACCCAGCTCGCCCAGGTGCTCGACTTGCAGGGACTGCGGCTCGCCGAGCTGTTGCCGTCCGGCCCGCCGCGGGCGACCGCGGTGCCGGAGGCCGCGACCGTGGAACAGCTCCGTGACGTCGCGGCGGAGTCGGGGCACCTGCGGGTCCTGGTCGAGCGCTCGGGCGCGGTGCCCGGCGTGGTGCACGTCCGGGACGTGCTGACCGAACCCGGCGACCGGCCCGTGACGGAGGTCCTGCGCGAGCCCTTCGTACTGGATGCGCAGACGCCGGCCTACGAGGCGCTGACCGGTATGCGGACCCGCGGCGAGCCGTTCGCCGTCGTGACCCGAGGCGGCGTCTTCGCGGGTGTGGTGACGTCGTCGGACCTGCTGCGCCGGGTGCTTCCGCACGGCGCCGAGCTCAGGTTGTGAACCCGGCCCCGCGGGCGGCCCGGGATCAGACCGGCGGGTGCAGGCCGCGTTCGGCGAGTCGGTCGAGGATCGCGGAATCCCCCAGGTAGGGCTCGGTGCTGCGCGGCCAGTGCACGATCACGTCGGTGTAGCCGAGATC harbors:
- a CDS encoding oxygenase MpaB family protein, with the protein product MELVISPARQRLRDRVKRCTGFDLLPGHDVQAAYLAGHTAGDPVAERFVAETYHGEMGPERARDLLDEALRVGIDGVPDAPASMRALFQEFETVPDWVDPELVERGAAVWRRWGYSLGAVGNAGTMDTYTEGSLAVPLSLSGGYAGASALHRYLETTRWWLEVCKPGAVLTPGSRAREVSLKVRVMHVSVRARVAEHPEWNATAHGLPISQSEMMLTLLGGSVGPALGLYSLGFFTSPAEMRAVLHFNRYLGHLVGCRVDRMYPETVGDGVRLLYYFDATRKDDSGPLGPELVEAFVPSFAPGDDVRGLDRIRAQYHLHLQAGYTRLFMLPWNRRRYRLPSGIPGVLLLVGRAPLIVLVELLRRVSPGVDRRWQESSYRRWSRWHAWHLGQREERFDAGRRLRR
- a CDS encoding P-type ATPase, with the translated sequence MTPRGLDTARAEKLLGRWGPNALEAAATVPWWRILLRQSMSPLIAILLVAGIITSVQRHWVDAGAIFLVLALNASLGFWQERKAEREVRALASMSITTARVRRPGDDAVHRVPADRLVPGDVALLDSGDQVPADLRLLTVNGLQVDESMLTGESIAVAKDRRRCRRMPRSATAAVWPSAEPS
- a CDS encoding cation-translocating P-type ATPase codes for the protein MPADAPIGDRRCMAFSGTFVTGGRATGVVVATGTRTELGAISELIAGPPVKTPLELLTARLEKWIGIAILAAVVFTFGAGLLGGYTVSEMFRTAVALSVASIPESLPIILTVAMSVGVARMAKRHAIVRTLPAVETLGSTTVIASDKTGTLTQNKLTVERVWTVDGPWVPGVPAGPAARAALRAGVLTNEAKRDESGVLHGDAVDVAMAEVALAAGAAADAERAEPPLAYTPYEPALRYSQAVRRDSTGRRTLYVKGQPDIIAGLCGRVATGTGTGTDEPAAVPMDSATVMAANDALAAEGLRVLAAAHRVLDDDEPVADPLPAPHDLVFLGLEGMTDPPREGVARAVADCRQAGIAVTMITGDQPATAEAIARRLGLDSAAAPVTGAEMAGLDDDQLADRLAETSVAARVSPHDKLRIVGALQARGEVVAVTGDGVNDAPALKAASIGVAMGRDGTDVAREAADVVLTDDDFVTIVDAVEQGRVTFSAIRKATFFLLSTAVAGVLALSVNVLLDQPLLFLPVQILWINLVTSGIQDVALALEPAEGDELKRKPRPRSEGVLSRTLWVRTFLTGAWMGALVLAVYGWALSEGSTVEHARTMALTTFVLFNFVQVGNARTEHRSLLTLSPLRNKLLVSTAVGSIVLLWAAMSWSVSTGLLGVTPLSLTDWVSCGLIALTVLVLVEADKLVRNRIRARRALTRAG
- a CDS encoding DUF6325 family protein, with product MTDSVAAPLGPVELMVVSLAPGGPSPELLAALAAQVDAQTVRVLDFVVVHKTESGDVEVTELELDALGGAALELAVPGLTGDEDIALLAETLVAGETSAIVALELVWARELGARLAAEGSEVIAAERIPASVVNEIAALHD
- a CDS encoding SHOCT domain-containing protein; translated protein: MRRAGRPGLIGLAARTAVVTGTANAMGNRAHSKRLAQEQAAQQAAWQQQQAQQAAFAAQQAPAAAAPSPSPAGGVDLTAELMKLADLRTQGLLTDEEFAAAKAKLLG
- a CDS encoding NAD(P)-dependent oxidoreductase is translated as MSKIVIIGGHGKVALLLAPILTARGDEVTSVVRSAEHAVDVAATGATPLLLDVENASAAELAAVVRGADALVFSAGAGGGNPARTYAVDRDAAIRTMQAAQEAGVRRYVMVSYLGAGPDHGVPEGDSFYAYAEAKAAADTALRAADLDWTILMPGRLTLDEPTGKIDPEAVRAADNPGTSRANVAEVAAAVLADPSTVGRDIPFTDGDVPIADALRR
- a CDS encoding alpha/beta fold hydrolase translates to MSDPGPAPTDLPDAARRIAAYGAITRMTGFDYLVELDGDELVVNDGDERLALHRDDGDLSGIVTADWASDSAAERVATEWIEDYVEQTQQFLVIRRHYIADLIADPFSEIHLERLADRFPNADIPAIEEFLSDVRAWLPDPPSATVAPEGARVPFTVESGGLTLTGDHWRPTGRADGRSPLLFLHGGGQTRHSWDRSAADLAARGREVYTLDLRGHGDSSWAADGDYELDAFTDDLLAVLRTLQITPVLVGASLGGITALNTVGRNPGIATALVMVDVVIHTEERGIDRIRAFMAAHQGGFATLDDVADAIVEYYPERRRTRNLDGLQKNVRQRADGRWYWHWDPRFLGDPSESHRATRPEILAEAAVDVTVPTLLVRGGRSDVVSDEGIARTLALIPHAQVADVAGAGHMVAGDDNQVFETAVVEFLDRHGL
- a CDS encoding hemolysin family protein codes for the protein MVSASLTLLLGIVLTILIIAVGGYFVAQEFAYMSVDRARLAARAEEGDAAAKRALAVTRRTSFMLSGAQLGITVTGLLVGYVAEPLIGASLGVLLGGVNVPPAVSISVGTVGALVLATVVQMIFGELYPKNLAIAAPEPLALGLSRSTLIYLALFGWLIKIFDVAANLLLKLLRVEPVHDVDSSASPDDLKRAVADSRDSGHLPADLAILIDRVLDFPDEDVEHAMKPRSQVDTVRRDCTLAELRERMSHAHSRYPVVDATGEPVGTVALIDLLRSREPDSAPVTTIMRKPVVVPTLMPLPDALEQMRADRAQLACAIDEYGGFAGILTTEDIAEELVGELTDEHDDGPAADVVAERERVWRMEGGMHLDEVERVVGHRLPTGDYETVAGLVIAVAGDFPEIGQRVRVDLPDDPADLVHHHPVRRRLEVETLAVDRHVPSELRVELVEADDAEPEKEVRR
- a CDS encoding CNNM domain-containing protein → MSSPAFVIIATVVLIVLSAFFVIIEFSLLAARPQRLEQQARTRRSARAALRGVNELTMMLAVAQLGITACTFALGAVTKPAVDSWLAPVLSGWGLPAWLADAAAFGLALLIVTFLHLVIGEMTPKSWAIAHPELAANLIGIPSRMLAWLLRPLLLWINRIANKLVAASGFVPADRQALGGQDIDTIRQVVEHSAAVGTLDDSFRTQLAQVLDLQGLRLAELLPSGPPRATAVPEAATVEQLRDVAAESGHLRVLVERSGAVPGVVHVRDVLTEPGDRPVTEVLREPFVLDAQTPAYEALTGMRTRGEPFAVVTRGGVFAGVVTSSDLLRRVLPHGAELRL